The window CACGAAGCGATCCAACTGCCCACCGGCAGCAATCAGTCGGCTGGTCAATTTTGGGATCAACGCCAACGCTTCCGTGGTTCCAGCTTCCGTCGCCTCAATCAATCGCGACACAACGCCCCGTACGCTGCGAACCGATTCCAACACCTGCGATTTCTGCTCCCTCGGCACCGGGAAATTCACGATCGCCGTTTCCACCGTATCGAGCGCTTCAATCACGCTGTCCGTGTCGACCGATGAGACCACTCGCTCGACCGCATCGATCAAATCGTCGGCCAACTGAATGATGTCCTCCAGCGAAACGCCCACCAAGGGCAGATCGGTTTGAAAGATCTTGTCCGCGATCCCATCCTCACTGCCCGATGTCAGGCTTTCGATGGCATCTCGGGCCACTCCGATCACCTGTTCAATGCTGATCTCACGCAACTGTTCGAGGATCTGATCTGGATCCACCACCGTGGGTGTGAATGTGATGCTCGACAAATCGCCTGGCACTGCCAGCCCAAGGCTGATCTTTGCCAGCTCATTCCCACTCAAACCGTCTACGTCGGTGACATCGACGGAATCGAATAGATCCGCCCGCAATCCAAACGTCGCTGACAGCTCGTTGATCACCGGAGCCACTGGAGCGAACAGCGATCCGATCTCCAGACGCGACAGTTCACCGATCGAGATCCGGTCCGCGCTGACGGCATCGGCTGGAGCTTGTAGGCGAATTGGGAAATCAACATCGATTGTTAGTGGATCGACCTCGCCGGCTGCGTTCGTACTGGTGACCGCTGCCAACTCAATAAACCCGAGGGCCGCAGAGAGTTCCAAATCGCTGGCCGCCAGTTCGAGGGAGACGTTCAGGACATTCGATCCCTCCGGCGGCACCGCCACAAACATCCGATCGGCCAGCGGAATGGTCCGCAGCGAGGTTCCCGTTAGTACATGATCGGTCGTGCCCTCGCGCGGCTCACTATCACCCGAAATGCGCAGCGCCGTCGGGGCAAACGAACGCAAACCGTATCGATCCGCCGCATCGATCGTGAACTCCGATGCGGTATTGGTGACGATGAAACACGTGCCATCAAACACAGCGGTGATGTGATCCGACGCCGCCGAGATCGCCAGGGCGACTTCCGCGATCGTATTGGCTTGATCGAGGTCAACGAGGAACACCTCCGTTACCATCCCATCCGAATCCGTTTCCGCTATCCGCAGATCGGGATACGCGACCCGTCCCCCCAGACTCGCCACCGGATTCGAAGACGCTTGAAATGCTCGAAATCCGCTGGCTCGCACTGCCTCGTCTTCCAATTCACCGAGCGTTACCGTTCGAATCGATTCGTCGATGGCGCGAATGTGCAGCGCCCCGTCGACTGCCGCAATCTCGATGCGCCCACCCCTGGTCGTGGCATCGGGATGCAGAGGTGTGCCGACAATGGCCGCGGTGATGTCACTCGCCAGATCTGCGAGGGTCAGATTGTCCGTCGTTGCTGCATCATCAACGACGATGACAACCGTTTCACCGTCGACATCGATCGGCAGAGTCAAATCGGATGCCAATATGAATGACTCCGGTGGGCTGGCCGCAGCAATTCCAACCGAACCTCGCAGTCCACGACCGGCATCCAATGTTTGCACCGGAGTATCCGCCGTGATCGGCAAAGCTCCCGGGACCGCCCCCAGGAACACGCCAAACTCGATTTTGAGACCAACTCCCGCGATCACACCGGCACTCGCCTGGGCAACCAATTCCAAATTCCCGAGAGGTCCGAGTTCAATCGAGCGGTCGAGATCGAGATTGACCAAGTGTGCAAACGATTCATCGAGCACCAACTGAAAGCGTAGCTCGTCGGATGCGGGCAAATATCGCCAGCCTGACGCATCCGCAAAATCGCCGACGACCATGGGAATGCCCAATCGATCCATCAATGATCCGATCGCCCCCTCAATGATCTCGTCGTGCGTCTCCTCGCTCGTCCCATCCACACCCGCCGCTTCCAACGCGATTGCCGCCGCCCGGTCGATACCGGCGGTCCCACGCACGCCTTGAATTCCCAAAGTTCCATAGACAGGTAGATCGGTCTCATTCGTCGACCCATTGAACGTCGAAATGACCGCGTCGTCGTCATCGGTGACGCGGTAGTTCTCGATGGTAAACTCAGTCAACTCAGCGTTTATAGCGACCATCACCAGTCGATCATCTCCAGCCGACGAGGTGCCTTGGTCGTCCATAACCACCGTAAAGAACGTCGACAAACTCCTCGTGATCGGTGGGTCGCCGCCTGCCTCCTCAGCATCGCCGGCACGGGTACCGTCAACAAATGTACCCGCTGGATACTCGACCGCGATCGCTGCCATCGCCGCGTTGTAGTCGTCCGCCAAATCTTGCAATCCGACATTATCTCCAGTCGGCGGAACTGCGGGCGAGTCCGACCGCGCCGCCCCGTTCAGATGAACCTCCAACGCCCCGCCAGCAGGAAACGATAGCGTCGCGGGGGTATCGGTACTCTCACCGATCAATGTTTCCATTTCGAACTGAATATTGAATGAGACATCCCCCGTCGGTCGCCCAAACTCGCCTGGGGTTGGTAATTCAATCGCCGCCGTGGTCACACTCAATGTCGAGCTGACTGGTCCCTCGTCACCGGTTTGCACGACCAGTGCCAGCACCGGATCAGCATCTGGATCGAGTAGCTCATCGAGCACAATCCACTCCACTGTGTTTTCTACGGTCGTTCCACGCAAATGATCGTTGAGTTCGGCCGCCCACTCGTCGATGTCGTCCACGCTGGAGTCCGACGGTGTGAAAGCGGGCACGTTGATCCGCGTCACACCGGTGTCGGTAAGCACCGAGATTCGCTGATTGGCCGCGAGCGGTCCGTAGGTCGGTGCAACGTTCTCGGATGCCATCTCAGCCACCGCCGCCGTCCCCGCGCGAGCGGCGAGGGATCGGAGCATCCCGCCGACGTCGGCCAACTCACCTAGGCCCTCTTGGATAATCGGAATATCGTCCAAGCCCAGTAGCTGGATCGCGGTATTGCCCGCCGTCCCAATCAATCCCGCGTCGTCCAAATTATCCAAGCCGCGTTCAAATTTTTGTCCGATGACGTCCAATTGATTGATCGCCCCGTACACAACGCTTATCGCTTGACCGGGCAACAGATTCTCGACCGCGGTGCCGCCCCCGGTCACCTCAGCGGCCAGCAGATCGCGACGTTCGAGAACTTCAAAAGGCCTTCGAGCTTGATATGCGTAAGGGTTTCTAGCTCGTTTGGCGATACGGGATCGCTGGATCCAACGTGTTCGTTTTGGGCGTGCTTCAGTGTGGGGCGTTGACGATTTCATCGAATCTTGCCTGCTGGCGGGCGAAAAGCACGGTCGTGAGGAACGACCGCTCACTTAGTTAGCCGGCAAATTGCCCCGGTCCGGAGACAGGAAAATGATCTAATGTAAAAGAAAGGGTGGAATGTGCGGAATGTTTCTTGCGGATGCTTGTGGAGCTGTCCGCGACGGTGGCTTGGTGGTTTCTGATTCCATTTACGAGAGTTTTCGGTGGAAGAGCGTGAATTCGAATCGATAGACGCACACGCGGGCGACTCGGGCGTGAGGCAGCGTTTGAGGCAGTGCGATAACGCACAACTCAAAAAAGAGTTCGAGTCGTTGGTGGCCGAGCACCGTGCACCACTGCGCGCGATGGTCCGTGCTCGCATCGAGCCGCGTTTGCGAAGGCGCATCGACGCTTCCGACGTGGTCCAAGAGGCATTGCTTGCTGCACACCGCCGCCTGGATCAGTTTCTCAATCAGCCCGCAATCCCGTTTGCCGCTTGGCTGCGCAGAATGACACTGGAGCGTCTTATCGATCTGCGCCGCAGACACTACGCCGCCCGACGCAGCGTCTTGGTCGAAGTCGGCGTGTCCGATGGGTCCGCCATGACGCTAGCAAAAACAATTGGCTACCAAGGCAATCAAGATGCAACCGATCGACGCAATGAGTCTATCGACAAGGTCCGCACGGCAGTGCAGCGGCTAAGCAGCGCCGATCAACAGATTCTACTCTTGCGTTACGTCGATCGACTCAGCAACGTGGAATCGGCCGATGTGCTTGGCGTCACGTCCGCGGCCGCCAGCAAGAGGCACGTGCGTGCCCTCCTGCGGCTGTCCGAAATGCTGAATGGTCGGAGCTGAAGGCGCGCGTGCCTTTGACAATGATGTAGTACCTACAAATGCGTCCAATCTCGCTGCTAACTCCTTCAGATCCCACACCGCAACTGCGGTACGGCCTCGTTCGGTCACCAAGTATCGTCCATCGCTACTGAATGCCAGTGGGCGTGACTCCGGCTGCCGAACGTCTCCGCGAAGCCATTTCAGTGGCTGCAAGGTCTCCACGTTCACGACCAGGCAACCTCTCGGTCGCCGCGATTCGGTCGCCAGCAAGCGACCGTCTCGAGTGGTCACCAACGATGCGAAATCTCCCAACGGATACCGATCCGCATCATAGGTCGCTACGGAACTGGGATAGAGGTAGCCACTCGCGCTTGCCTCCAACAACCGCAGGTTGCCACCGCTTTGAATCACAAACTTTCCTTTGGTTGGACATCCGATCAAGTCCGCTCGAAAGCCGTCGACTCTAAACAGGTTCTGTCCATTCGCTGCGTCGAGTACACGGCAAATTCCGGGTGCAAACGTGCTCACCACGTACCGGTCGCCGCGCTCGTCGAAACGCACCGACGACGAATTGAAATCCAGTTCTTGCGTCCACACGACACGGCCGGTGGGAAGCTGGTGAACGGATAACTGGAACGGTGGATGGGTCAGCACCGCAATGCGATTTCGAGTTGCATCGTAGGCCAAAGACCAGATCGAACCGTCGCCCGAAAACGACAGTTTATGCAATCCCTTTTGAATGCTGTCGGGCGCCCCAACAATATCGGAATCCAGATGGCCATCCGTGAAAGCATCTGAAGAATCAAGCGTGTAAAGATCACGCTCTTTCGCGACGAAGACGGTACTCGCACCGCTTGGTTCGAGCGGTGTGAACGGGCCATCACTAAAATCGTGATTGGCACTGAATATTTGGGTCGCCAGATCAAATACGCGAACGCCCCGAGAATGAGAGAGGGCGACCTTTTCATCACCCCGCATGAAGCTAGCCTCACGGACGTCGCCCTCGCTGAGCGAGATAATCTGAACTCCCAATGGCGTGATCGGACGACGAATCTCAAATCCATCCGGTTGGCTCAACGCCATCAAGCTCCCATCGGTTGAAAGCGTTACGGGAATCATTTCGCAGCGCAGCAATGATGTCGACAAGGTTGCGTCCCAGCATTCCATGAACCCACGCCGACCGTTGCAGAACAGCATTTTTCCGTCCGCCGAGTACACCATCTGAAAGTATAAGCCGTGACGGTTCGGCTGACGATGAAGCGGGCGGTGCGTCGCCAAATCATAGATCACGGTGGTATCGCCGCTAACCGCCAAACAGCGACCATCGGGCCGCCAGGCCAAACAATCGATGGATTGATCGAGAGCAAGCGTCTCGATCTGCTCCGTTTCCAAGTCAATCAAATCGACGCTGTGGCGGTCATGATAGTGCACCGCCAAATGCCGTCCGTCGGGTGCAGAAATGAACTGATTAAGATCCGATTGCGGCGGCATCAGGACCGCCGGCTCCGCGTTGTGATCAATTAGCGAGACACGACATAATTGCAAATTCTCTGCAAGATAAATCAGCTCCCCGGTGTGTTCGACAATTGTACTCTTATTGGTCGGAGTGGTTCGCCAACCGGTAGGACGAAACTCGTCGGTGGTGAGATCCCATATCCAAACCTCTGCATGATCCGGACGGACAACCGTCAGGCAGACCTTCTTTGCACGGGCACACCATCCAATCCAGTTGGTGAATGCCTCGTCGGGCATGGCTACTTGCCGCAGCATGTTCCCCAAAGTGTCGAATATCACCAATCGATGGTTACCCGGTGTGTAGTCATGGCGAATGTGATGCATCAAATCACCCGAGAATGCCACAGGACTGTCGGCAGCGTGTGGTGCCGACCAGCGATGCACCAGTTGCAGATCCGGTTTTGAGATCGCCGCAAAATACATTCGTTGGATAAGGCCCTCCCAAGGTAGGTTCCAACGCTCAGCTACTTCCGATCGTAGACTGGGGTCATTGGTGGCAAGTTGCATCGCTTGACTAATCAGTTCGAGCGATTCGGTGTGCTGGCCAATCCTTCCACTGTCAGTCCTCGACTCCGCATCAGACAACCAGGACTGCAAGAGAGTGTGCTGCCGACGTCGAGATTCTTCCTTCAATTCTTGTAGCGAATGTTCAACCTGCGATCGCGCCGTTTGAATGTCGCTGGCTAACCGACGAAATCGCACCGCCAAAAGAGGGCCGGCGACCGCCACCGCGACCAAAACAGCCAGTAGGATGGCGGCAATCTTCAGCGCCGCTGGATTCTGAACCCAACGCATCAATCGCTCTTCCAATCGACCGATCGGCACAGCGTGGACGCGTTGCCCGCTGGCGAAGCGTCGCAGATCATCCGCCATCGCTGCCGCCGAGACATACCGCCGAGCAGGATTGGGATGGACCGCGCGGTCAATGATTCCCACCAGCGGTCGCGGCAGCGATGGATTAATTTGCTTCACCGATTGGCCCAGGCGGTGAGTGATCGAACGCATCAGTAATATGGGCTCTTGGGCGTCATGCAGGGGCCGGCCATGCAGCAGCTCAAACAGGGTCGCACCGAGCGCGTAGATATCCGAACGATAGTCGACTCCGGAATCAAAAGCTTCGGGCGGCAGGTAACGCAGCGTCCCGACCAGATCGCCAGTGGCCGTCAAAGTTTCGTCATCGATCCGCCGAGTGAGTCCGAAATCGGCCAACATGACCGTCCCGTTCTGCTCGACGAGCAGGTTGGTGGGTTTGACATCGCGATGAAGGATTCCACGATCGTGTGCGTACTGCAAACCATCATCTGCCTGGGCGACGGCGGCGGCAATGCGCCGCATCCTGCGATCAGTGGACTCTCCTCTGAGTTCGCTCAGCCAACTCACAATCGTTCCACCGCTGGCGAACTTCATCACATAATAGAAATACGTCTCCGATTGGCCCCAGCGGTAGACCGGAACGATGTGGGGATGGTGAAGTTGCAGAGTCGCTTCCGCTTCGCGGCAGAATCGTTTAATGGCGAGCTCCCCCGCATTGCCGCGGATCAACTTCACCGCGGTACGTCGTATACCGACTTCCACATCGCCTGGCCCAGTTGCCGTCAACGCGTGTCGCGTTTCCACCAGCTGACCCTCGTAGACCACGCCCATCCCACCGCGTCCGATCCACCGCGTCAGCTGATAGTCATCAAACACCGCGCCCAGAAGTCCGGCCTCAGCAAATCCGAGCGGCGCGATTGTGCCTCTGTTCTCTGATCTTTGAAAAATGTGGGGCTCCGAGTCGATGAACCGATCCCCCATCAGCAAGCCATCGATATGCAAAGCCTGTTCAATCGCACGATTGATCTCAGCACGCAGTTCAGGCGGGCACCCCGACAAAAATTCGTCACGACCAGGCGGATTGGATCGCCCCATTTGCCGCATATACGCCGCCACCGCCTCGATGACGTCATCGTCGCCGGTAGGACCGGGATCAAACATGGGTAAAGCTGTTGAGCGTGACAGTCGAAGAAGAAGCCACAAGTGCAAAGCATCCATCCTACCCGCAAACCGTGGCGATGAACAATTCAGTCTTTCCCGATCACCGCCATTCGATTGGGTGCATGCGATCCTGGGACGCCGACTACTCCGGCCGTTGACAGTGGATCGGAACCCAATTTACCCAGCGATGGTTGGCGCCGGGCGGGTTGGAATGCGCGGTGACGGTCGGTCGGACACCGGCTGGTTAACGCGGGATTCGGCTACCCAAGTTCTGTGGTATCAACTACACCCCTGTGAAGCACGGGTAGGTTCCCAAGTTTGCTCAGTCTACCCGCCGGTATTCGCCACCAGTTTCTGTTGCGAGTGTTTTGAGAAACTCGCTCGTCGTTGGATTCACTCCGATACCGATCGTGTTGAACTTCAGATGACGCATGTGATTGCGGCCCACAATGTCGTGAATGATCACTTGGGGGCTGATCGTGACACCGGCTGTTGGGCGTCCATCGGTGAGCACGAATACAGCCTCAAGTTGATCGTCAAAGCGAAGCGATTCGGTGAGGACACCGTGCGTGTTGGTGCGATCACCGATCTCGATGCCTTTGACAAACTCGATGGCGTGGAGTTTATTCTCCTGGGTTGCTGGCGTCAGTTTATTGCGCCATGACTGGATTTCGGTATCAAACAGCATGATAGCGAATTCCGCGTCCGGCGAGAGTTGATCGAGTGCACGAATGAGTTCCCGCTTTGCACTCTGCAGACGGGTTTCGTGGTAGGCTGGCTCACGCATGCTTCCAGAGCGGTCGATGACAAAGAGCATCCGACCGGCGTTCAGTTCAATACCATAATATTCGCCGTTCGTCAGTCGTAATTTCCCCTGCGACTCCGACGGAGCATCTTGCAATTGCAGTTTTCCTGCCCCGGAGCGGGTAACCGCCGAGGCGGGCTGAGCGGGCGTCATCGATCTCGGTGGCATCCCCAGCTCGGCCATCTTGGCACCCTCTTCAAGTTGCTCGAGATAACCTTGGTATCGCTCGCGGTCGCCATCAAAATCTCGCAAGTCCACGTCTGCTAAACGCGTTTCTATTTCATGGCGAAGCTGCCCATCGATTTGCTCAGCGAGCCGCTGCAACCACTCGATGCTCAGGGGGCAGTGCAGTCTCGCAAGTGCGCGCACCAGTGCAAAGCGGAACGCATATTGTTCTTCGAACGCTGGTCGCCTGATCTGCCTGACAATATCTTCGATGGCAACAACGTGCTGCATCTCGCCGATCGTGTCCATCGCGATCATCGACACGTATGTATCAGGATGATCAAGAGCGTCGACAACGACCGCATGAGCCTCTTCATGCGGACAATTGCCTAGAATTTGGAGCAACTGCCTAAGACTTACTGGGACACCTGCCTCACCACCATTCCCCCGGAGCGTTTCGTCATCGGAGACGCTGCCAGCATACTCGTCAAGCAACTGCTCGGTAGCGTCGATCACCGCACCGAGGTTGGCATTGAGTTGGGAGCGTTGAGCGTTTAGTTGTGAGATCAGCTTCAGCTTGGCAGGTTCGCTACGTCCAGTCAGAATTCGAATCATCCGCTTCTGAGCAGACGTGGTCGCAGTTTTCATATTCTCTGCGGCAGAATCAGCGGCGCCGAGCGGCCTCCCACCCTCAACAAACGTCAGCAGACACAGCACCAGCGCCGTCCATTTCCAAATCATCTGAGTTCCCCGTGTGGCACAGAATGCACGGCAGCGAGAGTTCGACCGCCTTTGAAACAACGTCGATTCTAACGAATTCTGACTGACACGGACAAAAATTTTGAGCGTTTAGCGACGCTCGCGACGCGCCGAAATTGGGGTGGCAAATTGGGAAAGCTTGTCGTGCATGACGGCCAGATCTCGCTCGATCTCCATCCCGAACTCTGTCTCGATCACGTCATCGACGAATCGCTGCGATAACGAGTGCCAATCCAAGGGAGCGATCGCGTCATGGGCGCAATCAGCCCCAGATGAAGGGGTGTTGGCGTCGAATTCAGCTTCCGAGGAGAATGACATGCTCAATTCCCTGATGAATGCGTTGGGCGGACACTATTAAGATGCAACGAACTCGCAAAAAGTTCGGCAAATTGATTTCATTCCAAGATGGTTCCGCCCCCGCCCTGCGGAATACGACTATCTCATATTTCGGATTCTCCAGCCCTCCAAGTCCAGCCCGAATTTCAAGGGAATTCGTCATCAGTCGAGGAATTCCCAAAATTTTTGCGCCAATTTACCAAGATTCCCCGCCTAGAACGAATACCCATCAGAGACCACAGCTGTCCAAAATCATTCGGACTCGTTTTGCCGCCCCGTAGCGACAAAACTGCCGATTGCGGCAGACCGGTGGGATAAAACATCACTTTCAATTGGGGAAATCCATCATGTTACGCAAGCTTTTTATGGCCGGGACGACCCTGGCACTACTGTCCGGGCTCACCTTTGCTACGCCCGTGGGCTCCTACGCCCGCTGCGCCTGGAACTATGTGACCGATTCGGCAGGTGATTCGGTGCCCTTGGAGTGGGAACTGAAACGGGCCCGACAAATGATCGCTGACCTGCAACCAGAAATTCAGAACAACGCCCGGCGAATCGCCAAAGAGAAGATCGAAGTGGTGAAACTCGAACGGCAAGTTGTTGAAACCGATGCTCGCTTGGCGAAGGCTCAGGACGAAATCGAACTTCTCACTGACGACCTCCGTGAGGAAAACTCTGCTTACACCTACGGCGGCAAGACATACACGTCTGTACAGGTTAAGTCGGACCTCAGCAACCGCTTCAAACGCTTCAAAACTCGTCAGCAAACTTCGGAGAAGTTACAAAAAATGCTGTCTGCACGCCAAGCCACCCTGCGAGCGGCGAGCGAGCGGATGGAAGCGATGCTCGACGCGCGTCGGCAACTTGAGGTGGAAGTCGAAAACTTGCAAGCTCGACTGGGCGCCCTGCGGGTCGCGCAAACGAGTAGTCAACTGAACTTGGACGATAGTGCCCTCTCCCGTTCACGGGAGCTGCTCGACGAAATCGCTACCCGTATCGACGTCGAGGAGGAGACCATGAATGTCGACGTCGAGTACTTTGGTGAGATCGATTTGGATGAACCTTCTGACGAGAACCTGCTCGATGACATTTCGGCCTACATCGACGGTCTGAGCGGATCGAATTCCAATACGATGGTTTCGATCGACTTCAATGATAACGACGACGACACTCTCTGAGCTCGATGTATCGCCATGTTCGCTACCCTGGAACCGACCGTCATGAATTTCACCTACTCTCCCAACGATACCGTCCTCGGCCGGTACACGATTCGTCGTGGCATCGGCATGGGCGGTTTCGGTGAAGTTTACTTTGCCGTCAGCCAAGCTGGCAAAGAGGTGGCTCTGAAGCGAATCCAGCGAAACCTAGCTGTCGAACTCAGGGGTGTCTCGCACTGCCTCAACCTGAAACACCCCAACCTGGTTTCACTGCACGATATTTGTCGTGACCAAGATGACCAGGCGTGGGTGGTGATGGAATATGTTGCTGGCAAGAACCTGCGTGAAGTGCTCGATGACGCCGACCCGAGTGGCCGGATTTGCACAGCAACGGCTTCCGGTGAGGCAGCCTTGCCCAGCGGACTGTCGATCGATGAAGTCCGACGCTGGTTCTGTGGGATGGCTGCAGGAACGGCTCATCTGCATGCCGCAGGATTGGTACATCGGGATCTTAAACCGGGAAACCTGTTCGATGACAACGGAATCATTAAGGTCGGCGATTACGGGTTGAGCAAGTTCATCTCGCTGTCACATCGTAGCGGTCACACCGAGAGCATCGGGACGCTGCACTACATGGCACCGGAGATTGGGCGCGGACAATATGGGCTAGAAATCGATGTCTATGCATGCGGTGTCATCCTGTTTGAACTGCTGGTGGGATCGCTACCTTTCGACGGTGAAACACCGCAAGAAATCATCGTGAAACATTTGACAGACAAACCTGACCTGTCTGCCGTCCCGCGTGAATTCCATCAAGTGATTGCCGCATGTCTGCAGAAGGATCCGGCATCGCGCCCTCGTGATATCGCCGCCATGATGCAGATGACACCGTGGGCACAAGATTTTCATGCCCCTACCACATGGACCTCCGCAGCCCCCGTGGCTGGCCCGCACACGTCTGCTCTGAATTCGGACAAACCTCGCAATTCCGCACCAGCTTCCCCTATTCGTCCACGGGTAGTCCTGCGTCATCGCGCGACCGACGAGCCGATCGCCCGCGCAGTCGGCAACGCAGTGACGGATACCCGACTCTGGTGGGCAAATCTGGAATGTTCTCCGGTAGCGAAAATGGTGATTGCTATCTCCGCAGCAGCAATCCTGTTGATCAACACCCACTGGTTGCTGCCCGCACTCTCGCTATTCGCATTCATTTATGTCCCCTACTTCATCGTCAGGCACATTGTCTTGCAAATCGGGGGCGCGGACGCTACCCGCACCAGCCCTCGTGCAACTCATTATTC of the Allorhodopirellula heiligendammensis genome contains:
- a CDS encoding sigma-70 family RNA polymerase sigma factor, with product MEEREFESIDAHAGDSGVRQRLRQCDNAQLKKEFESLVAEHRAPLRAMVRARIEPRLRRRIDASDVVQEALLAAHRRLDQFLNQPAIPFAAWLRRMTLERLIDLRRRHYAARRSVLVEVGVSDGSAMTLAKTIGYQGNQDATDRRNESIDKVRTAVQRLSSADQQILLLRYVDRLSNVESADVLGVTSAAASKRHVRALLRLSEMLNGRS
- a CDS encoding VWA domain-containing protein, with protein sequence MIWKWTALVLCLLTFVEGGRPLGAADSAAENMKTATTSAQKRMIRILTGRSEPAKLKLISQLNAQRSQLNANLGAVIDATEQLLDEYAGSVSDDETLRGNGGEAGVPVSLRQLLQILGNCPHEEAHAVVVDALDHPDTYVSMIAMDTIGEMQHVVAIEDIVRQIRRPAFEEQYAFRFALVRALARLHCPLSIEWLQRLAEQIDGQLRHEIETRLADVDLRDFDGDRERYQGYLEQLEEGAKMAELGMPPRSMTPAQPASAVTRSGAGKLQLQDAPSESQGKLRLTNGEYYGIELNAGRMLFVIDRSGSMREPAYHETRLQSAKRELIRALDQLSPDAEFAIMLFDTEIQSWRNKLTPATQENKLHAIEFVKGIEIGDRTNTHGVLTESLRFDDQLEAVFVLTDGRPTAGVTISPQVIIHDIVGRNHMRHLKFNTIGIGVNPTTSEFLKTLATETGGEYRRVD
- a CDS encoding serine/threonine-protein kinase gives rise to the protein MNFTYSPNDTVLGRYTIRRGIGMGGFGEVYFAVSQAGKEVALKRIQRNLAVELRGVSHCLNLKHPNLVSLHDICRDQDDQAWVVMEYVAGKNLREVLDDADPSGRICTATASGEAALPSGLSIDEVRRWFCGMAAGTAHLHAAGLVHRDLKPGNLFDDNGIIKVGDYGLSKFISLSHRSGHTESIGTLHYMAPEIGRGQYGLEIDVYACGVILFELLVGSLPFDGETPQEIIVKHLTDKPDLSAVPREFHQVIAACLQKDPASRPRDIAAMMQMTPWAQDFHAPTTWTSAAPVAGPHTSALNSDKPRNSAPASPIRPRVVLRHRATDEPIARAVGNAVTDTRLWWANLECSPVAKMVIAISAAAILLINTHWLLPALSLFAFIYVPYFIVRHIVLQIGGADATRTSPRATHYSQDHRYTKYYDSYRHDHAMPSPTLTPRPTPMRLSKTQTRSLLRRSLAERTRLALAAEWATSGVISLVVAATFLLVTAVIGLRHAELSAITIAPFVWMVSVVWLGAAGLLAVGKAWESSDGEGLPRRLTAAVLGGCIGVAAFVLADALMVPLNQGLSREIDATSLPSTFYQATGVPTAAAMMAHFALLFALLRMWKPVDPLRRRRLSPWAVAVAVVGEWIVQQIIPIPQPAGMLIAGGIVLMSQISAPWLKTDSIATISSP